A window of the Oncorhynchus kisutch isolate 150728-3 linkage group LG12, Okis_V2, whole genome shotgun sequence genome harbors these coding sequences:
- the LOC109900951 gene encoding ADP-ribosylation factor 6, whose product MGKMLSKIFGNKEMRILMLGLDAAGKTTILYKLKLGQSVTTIPTVGFNVETVTYKNVKFNVWDVGGQDKIRPLWRHYYTGTQGLIFVVDCADRDRIDEARQELHRIINDREMRDAIILIFANKQDLPDAMKPHEIQEKLGLTRIRDRNWYVQPSCATTGDGLYEGLTWLTSNYKS is encoded by the coding sequence ATGGGGAAAATGCTCTCAAAGATTTTTGGCAACAAGGAGATGAGGATATTGATGCTTGGACTTGATGCTGCTGGCAAGACCACCATCCTCTACAAGCTGAAGCTGGGCCAGTCCGTCACCACCATTCCCACTGTCGGCTTCAACGTTGAGACGGTAACCTACAAAAACGTGAAGTTCAACGTGTGGGACGTCGGGGGCCAGGACAAGATCCGGCCGCTGTGGAGGCACTACTACACCGGCACCCAGGGTCTCATCTTCGTGGTGGACTGTGCCGACAGGGACCGGATAGACGAGGCCCGCCAGGAGCTCCACCGGATCATCAACGACCGGGAGATGCGAGACGCCATCATCCTGATCTTCGCCAATAAGCAGGACCTGCCCGACGCCATGAAGCCCCACGAGATCCAGGAGAAGCTGGGCCTGACCCGGATCAGGGATAGGAATTGGTATGTTCAGCCATCGTGTGCTACCACCGGTGATGGACTATACGAGGGTCTGACCTGGCTCACCTCCAATTACAAATCTTAA